The Xanthomonas sontii genomic sequence GATCCTGGGCCTGGACGTGTGGGAACACGCCTACTACCTGAAGTACCAGAACCGCCGTCCGGACTACATCGGCGCGTTCTTCAACGTGGTCGACTGGAAGGAAGTGGAGCGCCGCTACCACGCCGCGATCGGCTGATCGCGCGCCAGCGCTGCACCATGAAGAAGGCCGGGTTCGCCCGGCCTTTTTTTCGTGTGGATGCCCGCCATAAGCGCTGGAAGTGCGGGTGGGGCGTGGCTGCCAGGTTGGTACGTACGCTGCCATCTCGCGCGTGACCAGCGTGCTTCGGCAGCGATGGCGGCCTATGCCGCATTGGCCGCCGCTTGCGCCGCTGCGTCGCCAGGGCGCGCTAAACCTTTGGCGTGCAGGCGCAGGAGCGGCTTCAGGGCAGCTCTGCCAACGACGAAAGACAACTGGCAGCAGCGGCTTCAGCCGCGATGGGCGTTACCGGGAATGCCTTGTCGCGGCCGAAGACGCTCCTGCAGATGACGCTGTGCGTGACGAAAGCAGGGAATCGGCGATGCCCGATCGTTCCGGTCCGATGGCATGCCGATGCCGATCCACCCCCAGGCGCCGCATCGCAAGGCGCTGATCGCACGGCGCGCGAACGTGCCCAGCCTGCCGTCCGCTATGGCGCCGGTTGCAGCGATGTCGGTATCGGGTCCAGCGGCTGAAGTGCCATCAGCAGGCCGCGCGTGCCGGCCACGGGCAGGTCGGGCGCCGGCGCGAGCAGGCGTGCGCCGTGCAGCGGGCGGAAGTGGCCGCGTTCGAAGAACACGTGGTCGGCGGACGCCGCCGTGCCGGGCGCACGCACGTCGATCCGGTTGCGCGCCGATTCGCCGCGCACGCCGGCGTCCTCGAAGCGCACCGCCAACGGCGCCAGCTCGGGCGCGCGCGCCGCCGCAAAGAAGCCACCGGCCAGCAGCGAGGGCACGCCCTCGGCGGTGGCATCGATCCAGGCCATCAGGTCCTCGGCCTGTTCGCGGCGGCTGGCGCCGCCGTCGCGCGTCGCGTGCAGGCGGGTGAAGTACAGGTTCACCGGCTGCCCGTGCAGGTCCACCCGCACCAGGCCGGCGACGCTGTAGTCCTCCAGCGGATGCAGCAAGGTCTCGGCCTCTTCCAGCACCGGCAGGCGGGTCAGCAGCGCATTGCCGCGGCGTTGCGGCCGGCTGGGCGGATCGGGGCTGATGAAGTGGCAGTGGTAGCCCAGGCGCGCGGCCAGCCATTGCGCCTGGTTCGGCATTTCCGGCGTCTGCAGCACCTCCTGCAGGGCGATGGCGTCGGGATGCAGGCGCTGCAGGGCCACGGCAATGCGCTCGCGGCGCGCGATCCAGTCGTCGCCGTCCTGCGTGGCGCGCGGATCCGGGGCGAGCGTGAGCGTGACCACGGTGAGGGCGGTGTCTGCCGTGGCCGAGGCCGTCGGCACCGCGTCCGCCGCCACGTGCGCCTGCGCCAATGCCGCCACGGCCAGCAACAGCCAGCCGGTGCGATGCCATTGGAAGACGCGGGGAGTCATGCGGGCGATGCTACGGCGCAGCGTCTCAGGGTTGCGTATACAGCCGATGGTGCTGCGGCGTCCGCCACACAATCGGTGGCGCGCAGGTGGCAATGACGAACATCGCCCCACCTCCGGCGCGCACAGGCGCGGAGGCGGGGCGGGGACCGGTACACACGGCGCGCGTGCGCCGCGCGCCTCGGTCAATGCTGCAGCACGCCGTCCTTCAGGTGCAGCGGCGCGCGCGCCTCCACCTGCGTCGCCGAACGGCCCAGCAGCAGTTCGTAGTCGCCGGCGACGATGTGCCAGTGGCGCTGCTTCGGGTCATAGTCGGCCAGGGTCTTGGGCTCGGCGACGATGCTGACGTGGCGGCTCTCGCCCGGCTTGAGCAGCACCTTGTCCCAGCCGACCAGGCGGATCGGGGTGTGATGGCCCTGCGGCAGGCGCAGGTACAGCTGCGGCACGTCGGCCCCTTCACGATCGCCGGTGTTGCGCACGTCGAAGCTGGCGACGACACGGTGACCGTCCGCCTGCACCTTGAAGTTGCTGTAGGCGAACGTGGTGTAGGACAGGCCGTAGCCGAACGGATACACCGGCTCCAGACCGCGTGCGGCGAACCAGCGATAGCCGACATTGGCGCCTTCGATGCTGTAGTCGACGTTGCTGCCGGCCGGTTGCGCCGGCTTGAAGCCCAGGCCGGGAATCGACGGCCGCGGCAGTTGCGACACGTCGCGCAGCCAGGTCACCGGCAGGCGGCCGGACGGGTTCACCTCGCCCAGCAGCAGCCGCGCCAGGCCTTCGCCACCGCGGATGCCCGGATACCAGGCTTCCAGCACCGCCGGCACCTGCTGCAGCCACGGCATGGCGACCGGGCCGTTGGTCTCCAGTACCACCACGGTCTTCGGGTTGGCCTTGGCCACGCCGGCGATCAGCGCGTCCTGCTTGTCGGGCAGGGCGATGTCCGGCAGGTCCACCGACTCGGCCGACCATTGCGTGGCGAACACGATGGCCACGTCGGCCTCGCGCGCGAGCTTGGCCGCCGCCGCCGGGTCGTCGCCGCTGGCGTAGTCGATCTGCGCGTCGGGCAGGGCCTTGCGCAGCGCCTGCAGCGGCGAGGACGGATGGAACATCACCGGGCCCGGCCAGGTGGTCGGGGCGATCCCCGGCACCGCGTTGCCGCCGTTGACGGTGATGCCGACCATCGAGGAACCACCGCCGCCGATCACGCCCTTGTCGGCATGGCCGCCGATCACCGCGATGCGGCGCACGTTGCGCGACAGCGGCAGCAGCTTGCCCTCGTTGCGCAACAGCACCGTGCCTTCCTCGACCACGCGCTGCACGGCCAGGCCGCCGGCGGCGTCGTCGATCGGCTGGTGCTGCGGCGGGTTGTCGAAGCTGCCGGTGGCGATGAAGGCGCGCAGGATGCGCTTGACCATGTCGTCCAGGCGCGCCTGCGGCACGGTGCCGGCGGCCACCGCCATGCGCAGCGGCTGGTCGAAGTACACCGCCTTGTCGAACACTTCGCCGGCCGACTGCTGGTCCAGGCCGGCCAGCGCCGCCTTGGAGCCGCTGTGCACGCCGCCCCAGTCGGACATCACGTAGCCGGGGAACTTCCATTCCTGCTTCAGCACCTGGTTGAGCAGGTAGTCGTTCTCGCAGCCGTACACGCCGTTGATGCGGTTGTAGGAGCACATCACCGAGCCGGGCTGGCCGATCTTCAGCGCCAGCTCGAAGGCCAGCAGGTCCGACTCGTGCATGGCCTGCTCGCCGATGTCGGCGCTGTGGGTGTTGCGCCCGGTCTCCAGGTCGTTCATCGCGAAGTGCTTCATGGTCGAGACCACGTGCTGGCTCTGCACGCCGCGGATCGATTCGCCGACCATCGTGCCGGCCAGCAGCGGATCTTCGCCGGCGTACTCGAAGTTGCGGCCGTTGCGCGGGTCGCGCTGCAGGTTGACGCTGCCGGCCAGCAGCACGTTGAAACCCTGCTGCCAGGCCTCGCGGCCCATGGTGGCGCCGCCGGCGAAGGCCAGTGCGCGGTTCCAGGTGGCGGCGGTGGCCGGGCCGGAGGGCAGCGCAGTGGCGTGGTCGCCGGGGCGGATGTTGCCGGGGTTGGTCACGCCGAGGCCGGCATCGGCCAGTTGCTGCGACGGGATGCCCAGGCGTTCGATCGCCGGCACGTAGCCGGCCGAGCCGAGCGCACCGGCCGGCTTCGGGCCGCCGTCCTTGCCCAGGCCGAAGTAGCTGTGCAGCATCTGGAACTTCTCGTCCGGGGTCATCGCCTGCACCAGCAGCGCGGCGCGCCGGTCCGGCGACAGGTTGCGATCGTTCCACGGGCGCTGCGCAGCGGCGGCGTTCGGCGTGGACGCCGTGCCCGCGGCCGCCGCCGGCGGCGCGGCGACGGCAGGCGAGGCCAGCGCGAGGGTCAGGCAAAGGGATCCTGTAAACGTTTTCATATCGGGGCGAACAGCCTCTTCAGCAGATGACGGGAAGGCGCATCGGGGGAGTCGGGGGGAGGGTGGAACCGCGCGTCAGGACGGTGCTTCGTCGCCGCGCATGACCGGGTACAGGCGGTAGCGCTCGTCCCAGGAACTGTGGCGGCGGTAGAAGAACTCCAGCCGCGCCTGCGGATCCTTGGCGAAGGCCGCGTCGTGTTCGAGCTTGTCCTCGAACTCGGCCTTGAGCGCCGGGTCGCTGGCCAGCATCTGCCGCGCCACGTCCTCGGC encodes the following:
- a CDS encoding beta-glucosidase yields the protein MKTFTGSLCLTLALASPAVAAPPAAAAGTASTPNAAAAQRPWNDRNLSPDRRAALLVQAMTPDEKFQMLHSYFGLGKDGGPKPAGALGSAGYVPAIERLGIPSQQLADAGLGVTNPGNIRPGDHATALPSGPATAATWNRALAFAGGATMGREAWQQGFNVLLAGSVNLQRDPRNGRNFEYAGEDPLLAGTMVGESIRGVQSQHVVSTMKHFAMNDLETGRNTHSADIGEQAMHESDLLAFELALKIGQPGSVMCSYNRINGVYGCENDYLLNQVLKQEWKFPGYVMSDWGGVHSGSKAALAGLDQQSAGEVFDKAVYFDQPLRMAVAAGTVPQARLDDMVKRILRAFIATGSFDNPPQHQPIDDAAGGLAVQRVVEEGTVLLRNEGKLLPLSRNVRRIAVIGGHADKGVIGGGGSSMVGITVNGGNAVPGIAPTTWPGPVMFHPSSPLQALRKALPDAQIDYASGDDPAAAAKLAREADVAIVFATQWSAESVDLPDIALPDKQDALIAGVAKANPKTVVVLETNGPVAMPWLQQVPAVLEAWYPGIRGGEGLARLLLGEVNPSGRLPVTWLRDVSQLPRPSIPGLGFKPAQPAGSNVDYSIEGANVGYRWFAARGLEPVYPFGYGLSYTTFAYSNFKVQADGHRVVASFDVRNTGDREGADVPQLYLRLPQGHHTPIRLVGWDKVLLKPGESRHVSIVAEPKTLADYDPKQRHWHIVAGDYELLLGRSATQVEARAPLHLKDGVLQH
- a CDS encoding endonuclease/exonuclease/phosphatase family protein; the protein is MTPRVFQWHRTGWLLLAVAALAQAHVAADAVPTASATADTALTVVTLTLAPDPRATQDGDDWIARRERIAVALQRLHPDAIALQEVLQTPEMPNQAQWLAARLGYHCHFISPDPPSRPQRRGNALLTRLPVLEEAETLLHPLEDYSVAGLVRVDLHGQPVNLYFTRLHATRDGGASRREQAEDLMAWIDATAEGVPSLLAGGFFAAARAPELAPLAVRFEDAGVRGESARNRIDVRAPGTAASADHVFFERGHFRPLHGARLLAPAPDLPVAGTRGLLMALQPLDPIPTSLQPAP